From Humisphaera borealis, the proteins below share one genomic window:
- a CDS encoding RsmE family RNA methyltransferase: protein MPRRLHIASLHPGVLSLDPIQVRHARQALRLMDGDEVELFDDAGRTALATIIAGASHELNLRVDAVREAREIGFTWTVAAAVPKGERADWLVEKLSELGCGGFVPLIAERSVVTPKGTGKHDRWVRIATESAKQCRRPGVMCIESPISLDECLRTLDIGAGGSAWFFDTGSTAIPVRELLLNPVAPRSLTVLVGPEGGWSPTEVDRMLDARLTAVALTSTILRVETAAVAAGALVASMWASPRG from the coding sequence ATGCCCCGACGACTCCACATCGCCAGCCTTCATCCCGGGGTGCTCAGCCTCGACCCGATTCAGGTCCGCCACGCCCGCCAGGCACTACGGCTGATGGACGGCGACGAAGTGGAACTGTTCGACGATGCCGGCCGAACCGCGCTCGCGACGATCATCGCCGGTGCGTCCCACGAACTGAACCTCCGCGTTGATGCGGTGCGCGAGGCGCGCGAAATCGGCTTCACCTGGACCGTTGCCGCCGCCGTGCCCAAAGGCGAGCGAGCGGACTGGCTTGTCGAGAAGCTGTCGGAACTGGGTTGTGGCGGGTTTGTTCCGCTGATCGCCGAGCGGAGCGTTGTGACTCCGAAGGGGACCGGCAAGCACGACCGGTGGGTTCGCATTGCCACCGAGTCAGCCAAGCAATGCCGGCGGCCCGGCGTAATGTGCATTGAGTCGCCGATCTCGCTGGACGAGTGCCTGCGGACGCTCGATATCGGCGCGGGCGGTTCGGCGTGGTTCTTCGATACAGGATCGACCGCGATTCCGGTGCGAGAACTGCTGCTCAACCCCGTTGCACCGCGATCGCTGACGGTGCTCGTCGGTCCGGAAGGGGGCTGGTCGCCGACCGAGGTGGACCGGATGCTGGACGCCCGCTTGACGGCGGTCGCGCTGACATCGACGATTCTCCGCGTTGAAACGGCCGCCGTGGCGGCGGGGGCGCTGGTGGCATCGATGTGGGCCAGCCCACGAGGATGA
- the trpS gene encoding tryptophan--tRNA ligase, which produces MTSPTATPAKPRLLTGDTPTGKLHLGHYVGSVENRLALQDQYDCFFLIANKHAFTTRADRPDDIRQSVLDIATDWLAVGIDPNKSAMFIQSEVPAIDELTFFFAMLIPFNRVMRNPTLAQEIKDKDLGDKYPFGFPMYAVGQCADILAFRPAIVPVGEDQIPHLELTREVARKFNQTYCGVNSQTPDKENVAAGGLFPVIEPKLGRVKRLVGTGAPNADGTLTKMSKSLNNAIFLADDADVVQKKVMAMYTDPKRLKATDPGETDPAKNPLWAFHETFNTDAAWVAEHRDMYQNGKVGDVAVKRKLVEVLNALIDPIREKRKHFEQRPDDVMDALKIGTRKANAVAEETLALAKQKMKQDFFVRTLQVE; this is translated from the coding sequence ATGACTTCCCCGACCGCCACCCCTGCCAAGCCGCGGCTGCTGACCGGCGATACGCCGACCGGCAAGCTTCACCTGGGCCACTACGTGGGCTCCGTCGAGAACCGCCTCGCGTTGCAGGATCAATACGATTGCTTCTTCCTGATCGCCAACAAGCACGCCTTCACCACCCGGGCCGATCGGCCGGACGACATCCGGCAATCCGTCCTCGATATCGCGACCGATTGGCTTGCCGTTGGGATTGATCCGAACAAGTCGGCGATGTTTATCCAGTCGGAAGTACCGGCGATCGACGAACTCACGTTCTTCTTCGCGATGCTGATCCCCTTCAACCGCGTCATGCGGAACCCGACCCTTGCGCAGGAGATCAAGGACAAAGACCTCGGCGACAAGTACCCCTTCGGCTTCCCCATGTACGCCGTCGGGCAGTGCGCTGACATCCTCGCGTTTCGGCCGGCGATCGTGCCGGTTGGCGAAGATCAGATCCCGCACCTGGAACTGACGCGCGAAGTCGCCCGCAAGTTCAACCAGACCTACTGCGGCGTGAACTCGCAGACGCCGGACAAGGAAAACGTCGCCGCCGGCGGGCTCTTCCCGGTGATCGAACCCAAGCTCGGCCGGGTCAAACGGCTGGTCGGCACGGGAGCTCCCAACGCCGATGGCACGCTGACCAAGATGAGCAAGTCGCTCAACAACGCGATCTTCCTCGCCGACGACGCCGACGTCGTGCAGAAGAAGGTGATGGCGATGTACACCGACCCAAAACGCCTGAAGGCGACCGACCCCGGCGAAACCGACCCGGCGAAGAACCCGCTCTGGGCATTTCACGAGACGTTCAACACCGACGCCGCGTGGGTCGCCGAGCACCGTGACATGTACCAGAACGGCAAGGTCGGCGATGTCGCCGTCAAACGGAAACTGGTTGAGGTCCTTAACGCACTGATCGACCCGATCCGCGAGAAGCGCAAGCACTTCGAGCAGCGCCCGGACGATGTGATGGACGCCCTGAAGATCGGCACCCGCAAGGCCAACGCCGTGGCAGAAGAGACGCTTGCGCTGGCGAAGCAGAAGATGAAGCAGGACTTCTTTGTGCGGACGCTACAAGTCGAATGA
- a CDS encoding type II toxin-antitoxin system death-on-curing family toxin, with the protein MAEPRFLTADEVLELHEDQIDRYGGSAGVRDFGLLESALAMPQQTAFGHRLHDDVPAMAAAYLYHLVRNHAFVDGNKRIGALACDQFLFLNDLDLTLTEEQLVQCVLAVATGKMSKEELTLLIRQHVRPLS; encoded by the coding sequence ATGGCCGAGCCGCGATTCCTAACGGCGGACGAAGTCCTTGAGCTTCACGAAGACCAGATCGATCGCTACGGCGGCAGCGCCGGCGTGCGTGATTTTGGCCTTCTCGAATCTGCATTGGCGATGCCACAGCAGACCGCTTTTGGTCATCGACTTCACGACGATGTGCCCGCGATGGCAGCGGCCTACCTCTACCACTTGGTGCGAAATCACGCTTTTGTCGACGGCAATAAACGTATCGGTGCTTTGGCGTGCGATCAGTTTCTCTTCCTCAATGATCTGGACCTGACGCTTACGGAAGAACAACTGGTGCAATGCGTGCTTGCCGTGGCGACGGGGAAGATGTCGAAAGAAGAACTCACATTGCTCATCCGACAACATGTGCGTCCGCTGTCTTGA
- a CDS encoding AbrB/MazE/SpoVT family DNA-binding domain-containing protein, giving the protein MVKQLTRTGNSLALVIPKPLLDLMGVDEDTPLKIHLDGKELRVVVADKAEREKFLRGVERSHRKYANAYRKLAE; this is encoded by the coding sequence ATGGTCAAGCAACTGACGCGAACGGGCAACTCGCTCGCCCTCGTAATTCCTAAGCCGCTGTTGGATCTCATGGGTGTGGATGAAGACACGCCCTTGAAGATTCATCTCGACGGTAAAGAACTGCGCGTGGTAGTAGCCGACAAGGCCGAGCGAGAAAAGTTTCTCCGAGGGGTGGAGCGAAGCCACCGGAAATACGCCAACGCGTACCGGAAGCTGGCGGAGTGA
- the ahr gene encoding NADPH-dependent aldehyde reductase Ahr — MIHAYAAEAAKAPLKPFSYDPGSLKPEQIEIAVQYCGICHSDLSMLDNDWGMAKYPFVPGHEVVGKVAAIGELVTRVKVGDTVGLGWYAGSCLKCSQCMSGNHNLCPTAEQTIIGRHGGFADKVRCDEVWATKLPDHVDAAKAGPLFCGGITVFNPIVQFGVQPTDRVAVIGIGGLGHLALQFLKAWGCEVTAFTTSDSKREEAMKLGAHQVVNTKNAGELKKLAGSLDFILNTANASPDWDAMFGALAPKGRFHTVGVIPEPIPAPAFTLISGQKSVSGSPLGSPYTVGKMLDFCGRHDIAPVTEIFPMKDVNAAIDHLRAGKARYRVVLAA, encoded by the coding sequence ATGATTCACGCCTACGCCGCCGAAGCCGCCAAAGCACCGCTCAAGCCTTTCTCCTACGATCCCGGTTCGCTCAAGCCGGAGCAGATCGAGATCGCAGTGCAGTATTGCGGGATCTGTCATTCGGACTTGTCGATGCTCGACAATGATTGGGGAATGGCTAAGTACCCGTTCGTCCCCGGTCATGAAGTGGTCGGCAAAGTAGCGGCAATCGGCGAACTGGTGACCCGGGTGAAGGTCGGCGACACCGTCGGCCTGGGCTGGTACGCGGGCTCGTGTTTGAAGTGTTCGCAGTGCATGAGCGGCAATCACAACCTCTGCCCGACCGCCGAGCAGACGATCATCGGCCGGCATGGAGGATTCGCCGACAAGGTGCGGTGTGACGAAGTCTGGGCGACGAAACTGCCCGATCACGTCGATGCCGCCAAGGCCGGCCCGCTCTTTTGCGGCGGGATCACCGTTTTCAACCCCATCGTGCAGTTCGGCGTTCAGCCGACCGACCGCGTCGCGGTGATCGGCATCGGCGGGCTGGGGCATCTGGCGTTGCAGTTCCTTAAGGCCTGGGGCTGCGAAGTGACGGCGTTCACCACCAGCGACAGCAAGCGAGAAGAGGCGATGAAGCTTGGGGCGCATCAGGTCGTGAACACCAAGAACGCAGGCGAGTTGAAGAAACTCGCCGGCTCGCTCGACTTCATCCTAAACACCGCCAACGCCAGCCCCGACTGGGATGCGATGTTCGGCGCGCTGGCGCCCAAGGGCCGGTTCCACACGGTCGGCGTGATTCCGGAGCCGATCCCCGCGCCCGCGTTTACGCTGATCAGCGGGCAGAAGTCGGTGTCGGGCTCGCCGCTGGGCAGCCCGTACACGGTCGGCAAGATGCTCGACTTCTGCGGCCGCCACGACATCGCACCGGTGACGGAGATATTCCCCATGAAGGACGTCAACGCCGCGATCGACCACCTGCGGGCGGGCAAGGCGCGGTATCGGGTGGTGTTGGCGGCATAA
- a CDS encoding YHYH protein produces MKSTQKYSLMGLLVVAMVSSASAHPGHDDVPAAAPARSASLPGVPVLAEDALPPNDVKIEIVDGYRLITSNGIPDHAPGQFPNRGNPNVIKPQQQKYRVPAEPKVADKLTEARGHPFGIAINGVVFDPGTAEFWGERQLGWNLEAFGGPMNLGLDKHNAHVQPTGTYHYHALPIGIYERIKGESKAKKMILVGWAADGFPIYGLNAYSKTDDATSEVKELKSSWQLKKTDRPAGDQGPGGKPDGRFTRDWEYVAGSGDLDECNGRTGVTPEFPKGTYYYVITDQFPFIPRHYRGTPDASFERRGPGGGPGGGPGGPGRGPRPGSQAATN; encoded by the coding sequence ATGAAAAGCACGCAAAAGTACAGTCTCATGGGGCTGTTGGTGGTCGCGATGGTGTCCAGCGCCTCGGCCCACCCAGGGCACGACGACGTCCCCGCCGCGGCTCCCGCCCGTTCGGCCAGTCTTCCTGGGGTGCCCGTGCTGGCCGAGGACGCCCTGCCGCCCAACGACGTCAAGATCGAGATCGTCGATGGCTATCGGCTGATCACGTCGAACGGCATCCCCGATCACGCGCCGGGGCAGTTCCCCAACCGCGGCAATCCGAACGTCATCAAGCCGCAGCAACAGAAGTACCGCGTGCCGGCCGAGCCGAAAGTGGCCGACAAACTGACCGAAGCCCGCGGGCATCCGTTCGGCATCGCGATCAACGGCGTGGTGTTCGATCCCGGGACGGCCGAGTTCTGGGGCGAGCGCCAACTGGGCTGGAATCTGGAAGCATTCGGAGGGCCGATGAACCTTGGCCTCGACAAACACAACGCCCACGTCCAGCCGACGGGCACCTATCACTACCACGCCCTGCCGATCGGCATCTATGAGCGGATCAAAGGGGAATCCAAGGCGAAGAAGATGATCCTGGTCGGCTGGGCGGCGGACGGCTTCCCGATCTACGGCCTCAACGCCTACAGCAAGACCGATGACGCGACCAGCGAAGTCAAGGAACTGAAGTCGAGCTGGCAGTTGAAGAAGACCGATCGCCCCGCCGGCGATCAAGGGCCCGGCGGCAAGCCGGACGGCCGCTTCACGCGAGATTGGGAGTACGTTGCAGGCAGCGGCGACCTGGACGAGTGCAACGGGCGAACGGGCGTCACGCCGGAGTTCCCGAAAGGGACGTACTACTACGTCATCACCGATCAGTTCCCGTTTATTCCGCGTCACTATCGAGGAACGCCCGATGCCAGCTTCGAACGACGTGGGCCAGGTGGTGGACCGGGCGGTGGACCGGGTGGTCCGGGGCGAGGGCCGCGGCCGGGGAGTCAAGCTGCGACGAATTGA
- the icd gene encoding NADP-dependent isocitrate dehydrogenase, whose amino-acid sequence MPTFKDAKVPANGQKITIVDGKLNVPDQPIIPFIEGDGTGRDIWKASVRVIDAAVAKAFGGKKKIAWMEVLAGQKSFDLNGTWLHDDTVPAFQEYLVGIKGPLTTPVGGGIRSLNVALRQMLDLYVCLRPVQYFKGVPSPVKHPEKVNMVIFRENTEDIYAGIEYAAGTPEAKGLLDYLEKTDAKSFGKVRFGSTAKAEAWHKQLGHGSDQTLQVGIGIKPVSKQGSQRLIYSAIEYAIKHKRKSVTLVHKGNIMKFTEGGFRDWGYELAKQVFRAVEIDGGPWCKIPEGKPGAGLVIKDAIADITLQQILTRPEDFDVIATLNLNGDYLSDALAAQVGGIGIAPGGNINYVTGHAIFEATHGTAPKYADQDVVNPGSVILSAVMMLEHLGWQTAADLILKSLEAAIAAKTVTYDFERQMQGAKKVKCSEFADEMIKHMG is encoded by the coding sequence ATGCCGACTTTCAAAGACGCCAAGGTTCCCGCCAACGGTCAGAAAATCACCATCGTCGATGGCAAGCTGAATGTGCCCGACCAGCCGATCATCCCCTTCATCGAAGGCGACGGCACCGGTCGCGACATCTGGAAGGCCAGCGTTCGCGTGATCGACGCCGCCGTCGCCAAGGCGTTTGGCGGTAAGAAGAAGATCGCCTGGATGGAAGTCCTCGCCGGGCAGAAGTCGTTCGACCTGAACGGCACCTGGCTGCATGACGACACCGTGCCGGCGTTTCAGGAATACCTGGTCGGCATCAAGGGCCCGCTGACGACCCCCGTCGGTGGCGGCATTCGCTCGCTGAACGTCGCGCTGCGGCAGATGCTCGACCTCTACGTCTGCCTTCGCCCGGTGCAGTACTTCAAGGGCGTCCCCAGCCCGGTGAAGCACCCCGAGAAGGTGAACATGGTCATCTTCCGCGAGAACACGGAAGACATTTACGCCGGCATCGAATACGCCGCCGGCACGCCCGAGGCCAAGGGCCTGCTCGACTACCTTGAGAAGACCGATGCCAAGAGCTTCGGCAAGGTGCGCTTCGGCAGCACCGCCAAGGCCGAAGCCTGGCACAAGCAACTCGGCCACGGCAGCGACCAGACCTTGCAAGTGGGCATCGGCATTAAGCCGGTCAGCAAGCAGGGCTCGCAGCGGCTGATCTACTCCGCGATCGAGTACGCCATCAAGCACAAGCGCAAGAGCGTGACGCTGGTGCACAAAGGCAACATCATGAAGTTCACGGAAGGCGGCTTCCGCGACTGGGGTTACGAGCTGGCCAAGCAGGTGTTCCGCGCGGTCGAGATCGACGGCGGCCCCTGGTGCAAGATTCCCGAAGGCAAGCCCGGCGCCGGCCTCGTCATCAAGGACGCGATCGCCGACATCACCCTGCAGCAGATCCTGACCCGCCCGGAAGACTTCGACGTCATTGCGACGCTGAACCTCAACGGCGATTACCTGTCCGACGCCCTGGCGGCACAGGTCGGCGGGATTGGCATTGCCCCCGGCGGCAACATCAACTACGTCACCGGCCATGCGATCTTCGAAGCCACCCACGGCACGGCCCCGAAGTACGCCGACCAGGACGTGGTCAACCCCGGCTCGGTCATCCTGTCGGCCGTGATGATGCTCGAGCACCTGGGCTGGCAGACGGCGGCGGACCTGATCCTCAAGAGCCTCGAAGCCGCGATCGCCGCCAAGACGGTGACGTATGATTTCGAGCGTCAGATGCAGGGCGCAAAGAAGGTGAAGTGCTCGGAGTTCGCGGACGAGATGATCAAGCACATGGGGTGA
- a CDS encoding GNAT family N-acetyltransferase — protein sequence MPHEPLTFIVRPAMPDDAERLISHVLAMTIEGARWLPMQPDEFPLTLEQERQFLAEVGKSDNSLFLLAETAGESPAEIVGLLNYAGGKRRAMRHVATLGISVRLAWQGRGVGTALMSEAIRRAKTSGTLRRLDLTVYADNHQAIRLYERMGFVVEGVRRRAILRDGEFIDEQTMAMVW from the coding sequence ATGCCGCACGAGCCCCTCACCTTCATCGTCCGTCCCGCCATGCCCGATGACGCGGAGCGGCTGATCTCCCATGTGCTGGCCATGACGATCGAAGGCGCCCGCTGGCTGCCGATGCAGCCGGACGAGTTTCCACTGACGCTCGAACAGGAACGCCAGTTTCTGGCCGAAGTGGGCAAATCGGATAACAGCTTGTTTCTGCTGGCCGAAACGGCCGGGGAATCGCCGGCGGAGATCGTCGGACTGCTGAACTACGCCGGCGGCAAACGCCGGGCGATGCGCCACGTCGCTACGCTCGGCATCTCGGTTCGGCTGGCGTGGCAGGGGCGTGGCGTGGGCACCGCGCTGATGTCCGAGGCGATACGCCGGGCCAAGACATCCGGCACCCTGCGGCGACTGGACCTGACCGTTTATGCCGACAATCACCAAGCCATTCGGCTGTACGAGCGGATGGGATTCGTCGTCGAAGGCGTTCGCCGTCGGGCGATTCTGCGGGACGGGGAGTTCATCGACGAGCAGACGATGGCGATGGTGTGGTGA
- a CDS encoding VOC family protein, producing MSANPVRWFEIYVQDMHRAKAFYEAVFLVKLEQLTSPDLEMWAFPMHMEKAGASGALVKMEGCPSGGNSTIIYFGSDDCAVEAARIPAAGGRIFKDKMSIGPYGFIVLAFDPDGNMFGIHSMK from the coding sequence ATGTCAGCCAATCCCGTTCGGTGGTTCGAGATCTACGTTCAGGACATGCACCGCGCCAAGGCATTTTACGAAGCCGTGTTTTTGGTCAAGCTTGAGCAGCTCACCAGTCCGGACCTGGAAATGTGGGCCTTCCCGATGCACATGGAGAAAGCCGGCGCTTCCGGTGCCCTGGTGAAGATGGAAGGGTGTCCCTCCGGCGGAAACAGCACGATCATTTACTTCGGTAGCGACGATTGCGCCGTAGAAGCCGCCCGAATCCCCGCCGCCGGCGGCCGCATCTTTAAAGACAAGATGTCCATCGGCCCGTACGGCTTTATCGTGCTGGCGTTCGATCCGGATGGCAACATGTTTGGAATCCACTCGATGAAGTGA